One genomic region from uncultured Subdoligranulum sp. encodes:
- the rpsB gene encoding 30S ribosomal protein S2: MAVVSMKQLLEAGVHFGHQTRRWNPKMAKYIFTERNGIYIIDLQKTVKKLDEAYNFVRDTAAEGGEILFVGTKKQAQESIRDEATRCGMHYVNARWLGGMLTNFRTIRKRIDRMEQLKNMQADGTFDLLPKKEVVKLELEMAKLDKYLGGVKNMKSLPKAMFIVDPHKERIAVSEARKLNIPIVAIVDTNCDPDEIDYVIPGNDDAIRAVKLISGAMANAVLEGKQGVQEAPAAEAAESTEA, translated from the coding sequence ATGGCAGTCGTATCTATGAAACAGCTCCTGGAGGCCGGCGTTCACTTTGGTCATCAGACCCGTCGTTGGAACCCCAAGATGGCGAAGTACATCTTCACCGAGCGCAACGGCATCTACATCATCGACCTGCAAAAGACCGTGAAGAAGCTGGATGAGGCTTATAACTTCGTCCGCGACACCGCTGCTGAGGGTGGCGAGATCCTGTTCGTCGGCACCAAGAAGCAGGCCCAGGAGTCCATCCGTGACGAGGCTACCCGCTGCGGTATGCACTATGTCAATGCCCGTTGGCTGGGCGGCATGCTGACCAACTTCCGCACCATCCGCAAGCGCATCGATCGTATGGAGCAGCTGAAGAACATGCAGGCTGACGGCACCTTCGATCTGCTGCCCAAGAAGGAAGTTGTCAAGCTGGAGCTCGAGATGGCCAAGCTGGACAAGTACCTTGGCGGTGTCAAGAACATGAAGAGCCTGCCCAAGGCCATGTTCATCGTTGACCCCCACAAGGAGCGCATCGCTGTTTCTGAAGCCCGCAAGCTGAACATCCCCATCGTTGCCATTGTCGATACCAACTGCGATCCCGATGAGATCGATTACGTGATCCCCGGCAACGACGACGCCATCCGTGCCGTGAAGCTGATCTCCGGCGCCATGGCCAATGCCGTTCTGGAAGGCAAGCAGGGCGTTCAGGAGGCTCCCGCTGCGGAAGCTGCCGAGAGCACCGAGGCCTGA
- a CDS encoding TIGR03936 family radical SAM-associated protein, with protein sequence MTTVRIFFEKRGESAYISLLDLQRVFHRLLKISGLPVWYTQGFNPHIYLSFSCPLSLEQESLCESCEVKTEQETIDAEAWRAALQPLMPRGIRITKVAPAQEKVGEIASAVYEITMPADSAAAVDFYNQEETAEVTKKTKRGQKTLNLKEHLPHIDYETHDDQIHFTIQLPCGSGEALNLNPSLLMEYLKAHGGAPAWQCRVLRTHLFTKEGTDFA encoded by the coding sequence TTGACTACAGTAAGAATCTTCTTTGAAAAACGCGGGGAATCCGCTTACATCTCGTTGCTGGATCTGCAGCGGGTGTTTCATCGTCTGCTCAAGATCAGCGGTCTTCCGGTCTGGTATACCCAGGGCTTTAATCCGCACATTTACCTTTCCTTTTCCTGCCCGCTGTCCCTGGAGCAGGAAAGCCTCTGCGAAAGCTGCGAAGTGAAAACAGAACAGGAAACCATCGATGCAGAGGCCTGGAGAGCTGCGTTGCAGCCGCTGATGCCCCGGGGGATCAGGATTACCAAAGTGGCACCCGCGCAGGAAAAGGTGGGGGAGATCGCTTCGGCAGTCTATGAGATCACCATGCCGGCTGACTCGGCGGCCGCGGTGGACTTCTATAACCAGGAGGAAACCGCTGAGGTCACCAAAAAGACAAAGCGCGGTCAGAAGACACTCAACCTGAAAGAGCATCTGCCGCATATCGACTATGAAACCCACGACGATCAGATTCACTTTACCATTCAGTTGCCCTGCGGTTCTGGTGAGGCGCTGAATCTGAATCCGTCTTTGCTGATGGAATACCTGAAAGCCCATGGCGGTGCGCCGGCATGGCAGTGCCGGGTGCTTCGGACCCACCTTTTTACCAAAGAGGGAACGGATTTCGCATAA
- a CDS encoding TIGR03960 family B12-binding radical SAM protein: MAEFSPKFREALSLVQKPGRYTGGEPGSVYKDKEKVDVRMAFCFPDTYEIGMSFLGEKILYDLLNRHENWWCERAFMPWTDMKEQMERLDIPLYCLESKDPLTSFDIVGFSLEYELCYTNVLAMLRLSGIPLRAADRDEHWPLIISGGPCVCNAEPMADFFDVMQLGEGEQMLQDICATVEQGKKLGWSKENLLLELAKIPGVYVPSFYDVSYLPDGRIEAIRPNRPGIPERVTKAIVKNMDDYAPPKNFVVPLVGAVQDRASVEVLRGCVRGCRFCQAGQIYRPFRERSPKLISDCARDLCHNTGYDELSLTSLSTSDHSRLEEILDNLNSWAEADHVSLSLPSLRVDNFSQSLVEKTTKVRKSGLTFAAEAGTQRLRDVINKNVTWEQIERGCRIAFSEGYTSVKLYFMMGLPTETMEDIKGIADTAQKVVDLFYQIPNRPKGKGVQVTISVACFVPKPDTPFQFCAQDRRETLREKQKYLLSCVHSRKIKVNYHDSATSVLEGVFAKGNRRLGRVIETAFENGAFFDTWEEYFDYDRWMAAFAACGLDPDFYNYRAIGLDEVTPWSHLDVGVSHAHLVREYQKALKAETTQPCNRQCSGCGANKLLGGPCFDYSKNLL; encoded by the coding sequence ATGGCGGAATTTTCCCCGAAATTCAGAGAGGCGCTCAGCCTTGTGCAAAAGCCCGGACGCTATACGGGCGGCGAGCCGGGCAGCGTATACAAGGACAAGGAGAAAGTGGATGTGCGGATGGCGTTCTGCTTTCCGGACACCTATGAGATCGGTATGTCTTTTCTCGGAGAAAAGATTTTGTACGATCTCTTGAACCGCCATGAAAACTGGTGGTGTGAGCGGGCTTTCATGCCGTGGACAGACATGAAAGAACAGATGGAACGGCTGGACATTCCTCTGTACTGTCTGGAAAGCAAGGATCCGCTGACTTCCTTTGATATTGTGGGTTTCTCGCTGGAGTACGAGCTGTGCTATACCAATGTGCTGGCCATGCTGCGCCTGTCCGGTATCCCGCTGCGCGCTGCCGATCGTGACGAGCACTGGCCGCTGATTATCTCCGGCGGCCCCTGCGTATGCAACGCCGAGCCCATGGCGGATTTCTTTGATGTGATGCAGCTCGGCGAAGGGGAACAGATGCTGCAGGATATCTGTGCCACTGTAGAACAGGGCAAAAAGCTGGGCTGGAGCAAAGAAAACCTGCTTTTGGAACTGGCCAAAATCCCCGGCGTCTATGTCCCGTCGTTCTATGATGTGAGCTATCTGCCGGACGGCCGTATTGAAGCCATTCGACCCAACCGTCCCGGCATACCGGAGCGCGTTACCAAGGCCATCGTCAAAAACATGGATGACTACGCGCCGCCGAAAAACTTTGTGGTCCCGCTGGTGGGCGCCGTGCAGGACCGTGCCAGTGTGGAAGTGCTGCGCGGCTGTGTCCGTGGCTGCCGTTTCTGTCAGGCCGGCCAGATTTATCGCCCCTTCCGGGAGCGTTCCCCGAAGCTGATCAGCGACTGTGCCCGGGATCTCTGCCATAACACCGGGTATGACGAACTGAGCCTGACCAGTCTGTCCACCTCGGACCATTCCCGGCTGGAGGAAATCCTGGACAACCTCAATTCCTGGGCCGAGGCCGATCACGTCAGCCTTTCTCTGCCTTCGCTGCGCGTGGATAATTTCTCCCAGTCCCTCGTGGAGAAGACGACCAAGGTGCGCAAAAGTGGCCTGACCTTTGCCGCGGAGGCCGGCACCCAGCGGCTTCGGGATGTCATCAACAAGAATGTCACCTGGGAACAGATTGAGCGAGGCTGTCGCATTGCTTTTTCGGAAGGGTATACTTCGGTAAAACTCTACTTCATGATGGGGCTGCCCACCGAAACCATGGAGGACATCAAGGGCATCGCCGATACGGCGCAGAAAGTGGTGGATCTGTTCTATCAGATCCCCAATCGTCCCAAAGGGAAGGGCGTACAGGTCACGATCAGCGTTGCCTGCTTCGTACCCAAACCCGACACGCCGTTCCAGTTCTGTGCCCAGGACCGCCGCGAAACATTGCGGGAAAAACAGAAGTATCTGCTCAGCTGTGTGCATTCCCGCAAGATCAAGGTCAACTATCACGACAGCGCCACCAGCGTACTGGAAGGTGTTTTTGCCAAGGGGAACCGGCGTCTGGGACGCGTCATCGAAACCGCCTTTGAGAATGGGGCGTTCTTTGACACCTGGGAGGAATATTTCGATTATGACCGCTGGATGGCTGCCTTTGCTGCCTGCGGCCTGGATCCGGACTTCTACAATTACCGTGCCATCGGTCTTGATGAGGTCACACCCTGGAGCCATCTCGATGTCGGAGTAAGCCACGCTCATCTGGTGCGCGAATATCAGAAAGCGCTCAAGGCCGAGACAACGCAGCCCTGTAACCGTCAGTGTAGCGGATGCGGTGCCAACAAACTGCTGGGAGGACCCTGCTTTGACTACAGTAAGAATCTTCTTTGA
- a CDS encoding peptidase, translating to MIRPKHCKTQRKARIHLRAPLPLLFFLTFALALDGTGIVRIGLLCALLHEGGHLFLYYRLWHRWPDLELSPFGICLLQRGLSMTPQQEFLLAAAGPLANLLCCCAVLGWMQMTHYSYAGYWFASTNLLVGCANLLPLPGLDGQRLLHSFWHWT from the coding sequence ATGATCCGTCCGAAGCATTGCAAAACGCAGCGTAAAGCGCGCATCCATCTGCGCGCTCCGCTGCCACTTCTGTTTTTCTTGACTTTTGCGCTGGCTTTGGATGGAACGGGAATCGTACGGATCGGACTGCTCTGTGCGCTGCTGCATGAAGGCGGTCACCTTTTTCTGTACTATCGCCTTTGGCACCGGTGGCCCGACCTGGAACTCTCACCCTTTGGCATCTGCCTTTTGCAACGGGGACTTTCCATGACACCACAGCAGGAATTCCTGCTGGCAGCTGCCGGTCCGCTGGCCAATCTTCTGTGCTGTTGTGCCGTTCTGGGCTGGATGCAGATGACCCATTACAGCTATGCCGGTTACTGGTTTGCCAGCACCAATTTGCTGGTGGGGTGTGCCAACCTTCTGCCTTTGCCCGGGCTGGACGGTCAAAGACTGCTGCATTCTTTCTGGCATTGGACGTAA
- a CDS encoding M23 family metallopeptidase, whose product MWENAAPTPPPQHGSPSSGRRRRVSQSDGDYVIWGQLLLSLAFLALVLLAQMMDLPFLPALRTAFREAMMPEQNTFLSENRELSKFTEQAVQTLANTVQKFMPTQSQTATPETAVRQTHAKAQQVPSGAREESYLPSFAICFPLAGRACTETSGYGWRTDPMGGSGSDFHLGNDLAAEEGTAILAAADGVVRCAGVHSSYGRYVRILHANGDETLYAHMQYLFVHTGQRISAGDCLGTVGDTGNATGPHLHFELLHKGIRYDPSEALQNAA is encoded by the coding sequence ATGTGGGAAAATGCCGCACCGACGCCACCGCCGCAACACGGCAGCCCGTCATCCGGTCGCCGACGCAGAGTCAGTCAATCGGACGGAGACTATGTGATTTGGGGCCAGCTGCTGTTGTCGCTGGCGTTTCTTGCACTGGTGCTCCTGGCCCAAATGATGGACCTTCCGTTTCTGCCTGCGCTTCGCACCGCCTTCCGGGAAGCCATGATGCCAGAGCAAAACACATTCCTGTCGGAAAACCGGGAGCTTTCCAAATTCACCGAACAGGCTGTACAGACCCTTGCAAACACCGTGCAGAAGTTTATGCCGACACAGAGCCAAACCGCCACACCGGAAACCGCTGTACGCCAGACCCATGCAAAAGCGCAACAGGTTCCTTCCGGCGCGCGGGAAGAAAGTTATCTGCCGTCTTTTGCTATCTGTTTCCCATTGGCGGGTCGTGCCTGTACCGAAACCTCCGGGTATGGCTGGCGTACCGATCCCATGGGTGGTTCCGGGTCGGACTTTCACCTGGGAAATGACCTGGCAGCGGAGGAGGGAACCGCCATTCTGGCGGCGGCTGACGGGGTGGTGCGCTGCGCCGGTGTACACAGCAGCTATGGCCGCTACGTGCGTATCCTGCATGCGAATGGGGATGAAACATTGTATGCCCACATGCAGTATCTGTTTGTGCACACCGGACAGCGGATATCAGCCGGAGATTGTCTTGGCACGGTGGGGGATACCGGCAACGCCACCGGACCGCATCTCCACTTTGAGCTGCTGCACAAGGGGATTCGCTATGATCCGTCCGAAGCATTGCAAAACGCAGCGTAA